One Pseudomonadota bacterium genomic region harbors:
- the mutS gene encoding DNA mismatch repair protein MutS gives MTKKPRVAQHSPAMQQFFRAKERYPDALLLFRMGDFYELFFDDAILASRLLEIALTSRGKDRSGQAIPMAGVPFHAVGGYIERLVAQGHKVAVCEQIGDPSKIKGVVPREVVRVVTPGLVLEPESLDAASPNYLVGVTAAGDRFGLAALEYSTCELRACELTTAADVSAELVRLEPRELLLHGAARERSPALGQAARGASVRELDDAALQAAASIEHVQSLARQGQNVALADAARLAVAAVLSYAQQAQPGLPLPVLRVAPYDPGAHLLLDEAAVRNLEIVRTLQGERKGALVSFIDKTRTAMGARLLRQRLLSPLACVETIRRRHDCVQALCDDPVLRDQVRQLLSQVHDLERLTTRVTAGLAGPRDLGAIRDSLRAAEKLAVCVCNDTDAFAAGDWRRSLRPEPLCQPLARALCDALAEQPPVAANAGGVFRPGCDAALDELRDLASSGKELMLQLEAEERERTGISSLKVRFTRVFGYYIEITKSNLRSVPGDYRRKQTVAGGERFITERLESLQARILGAEERSRMLELERFIELRTRVAGSAAQLRALAARLARLDVHAALAEAAHAYDHVRPALDDGTGLQLTEARHPAVERMLPAGTFVPNDVCLEADAERLMIITGPNMAGKSTVMRQTALAVILAQAGAFVPASSARIGLVDRLYTRVGASDDLVAGQSTFMLEMRETANILHGATRRSLVLLDEIGRGTSTYDGLSIAWAVAEYLHDAVGCRTMFATHYHELCQLAASRDGSVNYNVAASEYGEDVVFLHKLVRGAANRSYGIAVARLAGVPATVLARARTLLRELETQDGAAALVEQASAQLDLFAGSSSPRPAVSELESTLEALELDTLTPLQALSALAHLKSLLRPGS, from the coding sequence ATGACCAAGAAGCCGAGAGTCGCGCAGCATTCGCCTGCCATGCAGCAGTTTTTTCGGGCCAAGGAACGGTATCCCGATGCGCTGCTGCTCTTTCGCATGGGCGACTTCTACGAGCTGTTCTTCGATGATGCGATCCTCGCTTCCCGTCTGCTCGAAATCGCGCTGACGTCGCGCGGCAAGGATCGGTCCGGCCAAGCGATCCCGATGGCGGGAGTGCCTTTTCACGCGGTCGGCGGCTATATCGAGCGGCTCGTCGCGCAGGGTCACAAGGTAGCCGTCTGCGAACAGATCGGCGATCCTTCCAAGATCAAGGGTGTCGTGCCGCGTGAGGTCGTACGCGTGGTAACGCCCGGGCTCGTGCTCGAGCCGGAGAGCCTGGATGCGGCCAGCCCCAACTACCTCGTGGGTGTGACGGCTGCGGGCGATCGCTTCGGATTGGCGGCGCTGGAGTACTCGACCTGCGAGCTGCGCGCCTGCGAGCTGACCACGGCCGCAGACGTGTCGGCGGAGCTGGTACGCTTGGAGCCCCGAGAGCTGCTGTTGCATGGCGCAGCGCGCGAGCGCTCGCCGGCGCTGGGCCAGGCAGCAAGGGGTGCTTCGGTACGTGAGCTGGACGACGCCGCGCTTCAGGCGGCAGCGAGCATAGAGCATGTGCAGTCCTTGGCCAGGCAGGGCCAGAACGTGGCTCTCGCCGACGCAGCGCGTCTGGCAGTCGCGGCAGTCCTTTCGTACGCGCAGCAGGCACAACCCGGTCTGCCCTTGCCCGTACTTCGGGTGGCACCGTACGACCCCGGAGCGCATCTGCTGCTCGACGAAGCAGCGGTGCGCAACCTCGAGATCGTGCGTACGCTGCAAGGGGAGCGCAAGGGCGCGCTCGTTAGCTTCATCGACAAGACACGAACGGCCATGGGGGCTCGCCTGCTGCGGCAGCGCCTGTTGAGCCCGCTTGCGTGCGTGGAGACCATTCGCCGCCGGCACGACTGCGTTCAGGCTTTGTGCGATGATCCGGTGTTGCGCGATCAGGTGCGACAGCTGCTGTCCCAAGTTCACGATCTGGAGCGACTGACCACGCGCGTTACGGCTGGTCTTGCGGGCCCGCGGGATTTGGGCGCAATTCGCGACAGCCTTCGAGCGGCCGAGAAACTGGCCGTTTGCGTGTGCAACGACACGGACGCGTTCGCGGCGGGTGACTGGCGACGCAGTCTAAGGCCCGAACCGCTGTGCCAGCCGTTGGCTCGGGCCCTATGCGATGCCTTGGCGGAGCAGCCACCCGTGGCAGCGAATGCTGGAGGCGTGTTTCGTCCAGGCTGCGACGCGGCGCTCGACGAGCTGAGGGACCTGGCGTCCTCCGGCAAGGAGCTGATGCTGCAGCTTGAAGCCGAGGAGCGGGAGCGCACAGGCATCTCGTCGTTGAAGGTGCGCTTCACCAGAGTGTTTGGCTACTACATCGAGATCACCAAATCGAACCTGCGCTCGGTTCCAGGAGACTACCGGCGCAAACAGACCGTCGCAGGCGGCGAGCGGTTCATCACCGAGCGCCTGGAGTCGCTGCAAGCTCGCATACTGGGTGCAGAAGAGCGTTCCCGGATGCTGGAGCTCGAGCGCTTCATCGAGCTAAGGACACGCGTCGCCGGTTCGGCTGCACAGCTTCGAGCCCTAGCCGCCAGGCTTGCACGCCTCGATGTGCATGCGGCGTTGGCCGAAGCCGCGCACGCCTACGACCATGTCCGGCCGGCCCTGGACGACGGCACGGGGTTGCAGCTTACGGAAGCACGCCATCCCGCGGTCGAGCGCATGCTGCCAGCGGGGACTTTCGTGCCCAACGACGTGTGCTTGGAGGCTGACGCAGAGCGTTTGATGATCATCACTGGACCGAATATGGCCGGCAAGTCTACGGTCATGCGCCAGACGGCTCTGGCGGTGATTCTGGCGCAGGCTGGCGCGTTCGTACCCGCTTCGAGCGCTCGGATTGGCCTCGTGGATCGACTCTACACGCGGGTGGGGGCCAGCGATGACCTGGTCGCCGGCCAGAGCACCTTCATGCTGGAGATGCGCGAAACCGCCAACATCTTGCACGGTGCGACACGGCGCTCGCTGGTCCTGCTCGACGAAATCGGACGCGGTACCAGCACCTACGATGGGCTCTCCATTGCCTGGGCTGTAGCCGAGTACCTGCACGATGCCGTGGGATGCAGGACCATGTTCGCGACCCACTACCACGAGCTGTGTCAGCTAGCGGCAAGTCGCGATGGCAGCGTCAACTACAACGTCGCGGCGAGCGAGTACGGTGAGGACGTGGTCTTCTTGCACAAGCTCGTCCGCGGTGCCGCCAACCGCAGCTACGGCATCGCTGTGGCAAGACTTGCAGGAGTTCCAGCGACCGTGCTCGCGCGTGCCAGGACGTTGCTGCGGGAGCTCGAAACACAGGACGGCGCGGCAGCGTTGGTGGAGCAGGCAAGCGCGCAACTCGATCTGTTTGCCGGCTCGTCGAGTCCACGTCCGGCCGTATCCGAGCTCGAGAGCACACTTGAGGCTCTGGAGCTCGATACCCTGACGCCGCTCCAGGCCCTCAGTGCATTGGCTCATCTCAAGTCGCTGCTGCGCCCGGGTAGCTGA